The following coding sequences lie in one Maribacter forsetii DSM 18668 genomic window:
- the obgE gene encoding GTPase ObgE, giving the protein MTEGNFVDYVKVGLTSGKGGKGSVHLHREKFITKGGPDGGDGGRGGHIIVRGNENLWTLINFKYTKHFKAGHGAHGSKSRSTGADGEDVYLDVPLGTVVKDFETKEVLFEITEHGEERILLKGGMGGRGNWHFRTSTNQTPRYAQPGMDGLEGEFLLELKVLADVGLVGFPNAGKSTLLSVITSAKPKIADYEFTTLKPNLGIVEYRDFKSFVMADIPGIIEGAAEGKGLGHYFLRHIERNANLLFLIPADSKDISKEYEILLDELRRYNPELLDKERLICISKSDMLDDELMDEMRAELEKDLNGTPFMFISSVAQMGIVELKDKLWAMLNS; this is encoded by the coding sequence ATGACCGAAGGTAATTTTGTAGACTACGTAAAAGTGGGTTTGACTTCTGGTAAAGGAGGCAAGGGATCTGTGCATTTGCACCGTGAAAAATTTATTACCAAAGGTGGTCCTGATGGTGGTGATGGTGGTCGTGGCGGACATATAATTGTTAGAGGTAACGAAAACCTTTGGACCTTGATCAATTTCAAATACACCAAACATTTTAAGGCAGGTCATGGTGCACACGGTAGTAAAAGCCGTAGTACTGGTGCTGATGGTGAAGATGTATATTTAGATGTGCCATTGGGTACGGTAGTTAAAGACTTTGAAACCAAAGAAGTGCTTTTTGAAATAACCGAGCATGGTGAAGAGAGAATTCTTCTCAAAGGTGGTATGGGGGGGCGCGGTAACTGGCACTTTAGAACTTCTACAAACCAAACGCCTAGATATGCACAACCCGGTATGGACGGTCTAGAAGGGGAGTTTCTTTTAGAGCTTAAAGTTTTGGCAGATGTTGGTCTAGTGGGTTTTCCAAATGCAGGGAAGTCTACTTTGTTATCAGTTATAACATCAGCAAAGCCAAAAATTGCTGATTACGAGTTCACGACCTTAAAACCGAACTTGGGTATTGTAGAGTATCGCGATTTCAAGAGTTTCGTAATGGCAGATATTCCTGGTATTATTGAAGGTGCTGCAGAAGGCAAAGGCTTAGGTCACTACTTTTTAAGACATATAGAACGTAATGCGAATTTGTTGTTCTTAATACCTGCAGATAGTAAAGATATCAGCAAGGAGTATGAGATTTTATTGGATGAGTTAAGACGTTATAATCCCGAGTTATTAGACAAAGAGCGTCTTATTTGTATTTCTAAAAGCGATATGCTAGATGATGAGTTGATGGATGAAATGAGAGCTGAGCTAGAAAAAGATTTAAACGGTACACCTTTCATGTTTATATCGTCTGTAGCGCAAATGGGTATTGTAGAATTGAAAGATAAACTTTGGGCAATGCTTAATTCTTAA
- a CDS encoding ion transporter, protein MKQYLKNIVEINDNRKSRIFAYFIQILIFISIVAFSFETVPDLEPNTRKLLRVIEIFCVVVFTIEYLLRIYVADTKHKFIFSFFGIIDFLAILPFYLALGVDLRSLRALRFLRLFRILKLMRYNKAIKRFTAAISTAKEEILLFLFVTLILIYFASVGIYYFENEAQPEHFASIFDSLWWAIITLTTVGYGDVYPITVGGKVFTFFILMIGLGVVAIPTGIISSALTTSVDKKE, encoded by the coding sequence ATGAAACAATACCTTAAAAATATTGTTGAAATAAATGATAATAGAAAAAGCAGAATTTTTGCTTATTTCATTCAGATTTTAATCTTCATTTCTATTGTTGCTTTTTCATTTGAAACAGTACCAGATTTAGAGCCCAATACCAGAAAACTTTTAAGAGTAATTGAAATATTCTGTGTGGTAGTCTTTACCATAGAATACTTGCTTCGTATTTATGTTGCAGATACCAAACATAAATTTATATTTAGTTTTTTCGGAATAATTGATTTTTTAGCAATACTACCTTTTTATTTAGCACTAGGGGTTGATTTAAGATCTCTTAGGGCGTTACGCTTTTTAAGATTATTCCGTATTCTTAAACTAATGCGATATAATAAAGCTATTAAGCGTTTTACAGCAGCAATTAGTACGGCAAAAGAAGAAATACTTCTGTTCTTATTTGTTACTTTAATATTAATTTATTTTGCTTCTGTAGGTATTTACTATTTTGAAAATGAAGCTCAGCCTGAGCATTTTGCATCTATTTTTGATAGTCTTTGGTGGGCAATTATTACACTAACTACTGTTGGCTATGGAGATGTTTATCCCATTACAGTTGGCGGTAAAGTTTTTACTTTTTTTATTTTAATGATTGGTTTAGGAGTCGTAGCTATTCCTACAGGAATAATTTCTTCAGCGCTTACCACGTCTGTTGATAAGAAAGAATAG
- a CDS encoding DUF4136 domain-containing protein: MRILFFSVVLLVLTSCGSARVNYDYDDQTDFTAYSTYNYFGDMETGLSELDEKRLMDALDATLGEKGFMFAEEPDMFINIKSAVFKSQSGNNVGVGLGGGNRGIGGGVSIGIPVGGPKMTRELQIDFVDSNKDMLIWQAISESPFREGDTPQEKSEKIQAVIDKIFSKYPPE; the protein is encoded by the coding sequence ATGAGAATCCTTTTTTTTAGTGTTGTACTACTAGTTTTAACTTCTTGCGGATCAGCGAGGGTCAATTATGATTACGATGATCAGACCGATTTTACAGCCTATTCTACCTATAACTATTTTGGTGATATGGAAACTGGTCTAAGTGAATTAGACGAGAAAAGGTTGATGGATGCCTTAGATGCTACTTTGGGCGAAAAAGGATTTATGTTCGCTGAAGAGCCTGACATGTTTATAAATATTAAAAGTGCAGTATTTAAATCACAGTCCGGTAATAATGTAGGTGTAGGTCTTGGTGGTGGTAACAGAGGTATTGGTGGTGGAGTGTCAATAGGTATTCCCGTTGGAGGACCAAAAATGACAAGAGAGCTTCAAATAGATTTTGTAGATTCTAACAAAGACATGCTTATTTGGCAAGCCATTAGCGAAAGTCCATTTCGTGAGGGCGATACGCCACAAGAAAAATCAGAAAAGATTCAAGCTGTGATTGATAAGATCTTTAGTAAGTATCCACCAGAATAA
- a CDS encoding transglutaminase domain-containing protein, whose product MRNLVLLFTLLFSITSFAQRADFQEIDFTKADSIAHYYKDASLKNLPVLTHNLTASLKTDVEKFRAIYTWVSSNIANDYSSYLKISSKRKRLAKDREAFLEWNTSITPKIFKSLLEDRKTACTGYAYLVKEMANLTGFNCDIIDGYGRTPTLLLKEDSAPNHSWNRVQINDKWYLCDATWSAGETIVVNGTPFFQQDYFDGYFLADPKLFAKNHFPINNDENQDLKTDAFKDYVAGPVIYKEAFLAPLIPIAPAVMHNNIKKGASVTFTLQVPKEYNEDIQLLLNKGGSQKKGNPIINREENEVHLEQKFDKKGLYDVHISVENQLIATYVIKVK is encoded by the coding sequence ATGAGAAACCTTGTTCTACTATTTACGCTCTTATTTTCAATAACGAGCTTTGCTCAACGTGCAGATTTTCAAGAAATTGATTTTACAAAAGCGGACAGCATTGCTCATTATTATAAGGATGCGAGCCTTAAAAACCTACCGGTACTAACCCATAATTTAACCGCCTCATTAAAAACCGATGTTGAAAAATTTAGGGCAATATACACCTGGGTCAGTTCTAACATTGCCAATGATTATTCTTCCTATCTAAAAATAAGCTCAAAGAGAAAAAGACTTGCCAAAGACCGAGAAGCCTTTTTAGAATGGAACACAAGTATTACACCTAAAATCTTTAAAAGTTTATTAGAAGACCGAAAAACTGCCTGTACGGGTTATGCGTATCTGGTAAAGGAAATGGCAAATTTGACAGGATTTAATTGTGATATTATCGATGGCTATGGACGTACACCTACCTTACTTTTAAAAGAGGATAGCGCACCCAATCATTCTTGGAATAGGGTTCAGATAAATGATAAGTGGTATCTGTGCGATGCTACTTGGTCTGCCGGAGAAACTATAGTTGTTAATGGCACTCCGTTTTTTCAGCAAGACTATTTCGACGGCTATTTTTTAGCTGATCCAAAATTATTTGCAAAAAATCATTTCCCGATCAACAACGATGAAAATCAAGATTTGAAAACGGATGCATTCAAAGACTACGTTGCAGGACCTGTTATTTACAAAGAAGCGTTTTTAGCACCGCTAATTCCTATTGCTCCGGCAGTAATGCATAACAACATTAAAAAAGGCGCATCTGTAACTTTTACATTACAAGTGCCAAAAGAATATAATGAAGACATTCAACTTTTATTGAATAAAGGAGGTAGTCAAAAGAAAGGTAATCCAATTATCAATAGAGAAGAAAATGAAGTTCATCTAGAACAAAAATTTGATAAGAAAGGACTTTATGACGTTCATATTTCAGTCGAAAATCAACTAATTGCTACTTACGTAATTAAGGTAAAATAG
- a CDS encoding carboxypeptidase-like regulatory domain-containing protein: MKSTLTIDVKEPCKEKFSNFSKTEKGGFCQSCEKEVIDFTNFSDNELINYLSQGNKKACGMFKASQLKTYETNSLHTMNNSMLHKGIAMMSFSLLALCATEVKGQETASIEPPIEVVSTDIIGDISYVEIVQEKHTVTGTIVDENNEPLPGVNVVLKGTTVGTQTDFDGKFEFPQQLEENDILVLSFIGYETKTYKVAANGSAKIDINITFDTYDVELMGEVIIGGAYTSKRNIFQKIGDIFK; encoded by the coding sequence ATGAAAAGCACATTAACAATTGACGTAAAAGAACCTTGCAAAGAAAAATTCAGTAATTTTAGTAAAACCGAAAAAGGAGGTTTTTGCCAAAGCTGTGAAAAAGAGGTTATTGATTTCACCAATTTTTCTGATAACGAACTTATAAATTATTTGAGCCAAGGAAATAAGAAAGCTTGCGGAATGTTCAAGGCATCACAATTAAAAACATATGAAACCAACTCTTTACATACTATGAATAATTCTATGTTACATAAAGGAATTGCAATGATGAGTTTTTCTCTGCTAGCCCTATGCGCTACTGAAGTTAAAGGTCAAGAAACCGCCAGTATAGAACCACCTATTGAAGTAGTTTCTACAGATATTATAGGCGATATTTCATATGTTGAAATTGTACAAGAAAAACACACCGTAACCGGCACTATAGTAGACGAAAACAATGAGCCATTACCTGGGGTAAATGTTGTATTAAAAGGAACTACAGTAGGTACACAGACAGATTTTGATGGTAAATTTGAATTTCCTCAACAGCTAGAAGAGAATGACATTCTAGTACTTAGTTTTATAGGATATGAAACCAAAACGTACAAAGTTGCAGCAAACGGCAGTGCTAAAATAGATATCAATATTACATTCGACACCTACGATGTTGAGCTTATGGGCGAGGTTATAATTGGCGGAGCTTATACGAGCAAAAGAAATATTTTTCAGAAGATCGGGGATATTTTTAAATAA
- a CDS encoding M13 family metallopeptidase produces MKKIYFLAAGLVALASCKEEAKPTAEVETIPGIVLSNMDTTQNPKSDFYNYVNGNWMKFTEIPDDRTSWGGFSVLRKSTDDDVLKILATAKESGNYAADTDQAKALAIFDTKLDTAARNKAGITPLNSAFEAIASVKNLKDLQTVLATNAAVSSPFLNIGAGADLNNSSMNAVYLGANGLGLPDRDFYLEEDEKSVEIREEYKKHVSKMLQKLGDSEADATKAADKILALETQLAEPRLNKVERRDARNYNNPRTIAEVDKMMSTIDMKKLISDLGIAKKFDTLLVTQLRYTETLDKFLKTTPIEDIKTLVRWDTFNSAAGKLTTEIETADWEFYSKYLRGAKEQRAADERALATVNGTVGEALGQLYVDAKFPPEAKAKAELMIANVIDAFKERISVLDWMSDSTKTKAIEKLDKFTVKIAYPDKWEDYSTMEVSADKSYFENMTAVNKWGELKNYSEIGEPVDKTEWGMSPQTVNAYFNPLNNEIVFPAAILQPPFYNYTADEAVNYGGIGAVIGHEISHAFDDSGSRFDADGNLKNWWTDADLAAFTERADALAVQYDSVMVLPEVYVNGKFTLGENIGDLGGLLGAYDGLQKYYAENGRPEDIDGFTAEQRFFMSWATVWRTKSRDEALRTQIKTDPHSPGMVRATQPLLNIQAFYDAFDIKEGDDMYLAPEKRVHIW; encoded by the coding sequence ATGAAAAAGATTTATTTTCTAGCTGCCGGTTTGGTAGCCTTAGCTTCTTGTAAGGAGGAAGCGAAACCTACTGCAGAAGTAGAAACAATACCAGGTATCGTTCTATCGAACATGGATACTACTCAAAACCCAAAGTCAGATTTTTATAACTACGTGAACGGAAACTGGATGAAGTTTACCGAAATTCCTGATGATAGAACTAGCTGGGGTGGTTTCAGTGTACTTCGTAAATCTACTGACGACGATGTTTTAAAAATATTAGCTACTGCAAAAGAAAGTGGTAACTACGCTGCAGATACCGATCAGGCGAAGGCTTTGGCAATTTTTGATACTAAGTTAGATACTGCTGCTAGAAACAAAGCGGGTATTACTCCGTTGAATTCGGCATTTGAAGCAATTGCTTCGGTAAAGAATTTAAAAGATTTGCAAACCGTATTGGCAACCAATGCTGCTGTATCTTCTCCTTTCTTAAATATTGGTGCTGGTGCAGATTTAAATAACAGTAGTATGAACGCTGTGTATTTAGGTGCTAACGGATTAGGTTTACCTGATCGTGATTTCTATTTAGAAGAAGATGAGAAGTCTGTTGAAATACGTGAAGAGTATAAAAAACACGTATCTAAAATGTTGCAGAAATTAGGTGATTCTGAAGCTGATGCAACTAAAGCTGCAGATAAAATTCTAGCGCTAGAAACGCAATTGGCAGAACCTCGTTTAAATAAAGTAGAGCGTAGAGATGCTAGAAACTACAATAACCCAAGAACAATTGCTGAGGTAGATAAAATGATGTCTACTATTGACATGAAAAAACTTATCTCTGATTTAGGGATAGCTAAAAAATTTGATACACTTTTGGTTACTCAATTAAGATATACCGAAACGTTGGACAAGTTCTTAAAAACAACACCGATTGAAGATATCAAAACTTTGGTAAGATGGGATACCTTTAATAGTGCTGCAGGAAAATTAACAACTGAAATTGAAACTGCAGATTGGGAATTTTATAGTAAATACCTTAGAGGAGCAAAAGAACAACGTGCTGCAGATGAGCGTGCATTGGCAACAGTAAACGGTACTGTTGGTGAGGCTTTAGGTCAATTGTATGTAGACGCTAAGTTTCCGCCAGAAGCAAAGGCTAAAGCTGAGTTAATGATTGCGAATGTAATCGACGCTTTTAAGGAACGTATTTCTGTTTTGGATTGGATGAGCGATTCTACAAAAACCAAAGCAATTGAAAAGTTAGATAAATTCACTGTTAAGATTGCTTACCCAGATAAGTGGGAAGATTATTCTACTATGGAAGTTTCTGCAGACAAGTCTTACTTTGAAAATATGACTGCTGTTAACAAATGGGGAGAGTTAAAGAACTACTCTGAAATTGGTGAGCCTGTTGATAAAACGGAATGGGGAATGTCTCCACAGACCGTAAATGCCTATTTTAATCCGTTGAACAATGAGATTGTTTTTCCTGCTGCAATCTTACAACCTCCTTTCTATAACTATACTGCTGATGAAGCTGTAAATTATGGTGGAATTGGTGCTGTAATAGGTCATGAAATCTCTCATGCTTTTGATGATAGCGGTTCTCGTTTCGATGCTGATGGAAATCTTAAAAACTGGTGGACAGATGCTGATTTAGCTGCTTTTACTGAAAGAGCTGATGCTTTAGCTGTACAGTATGATAGCGTAATGGTATTGCCCGAAGTTTATGTAAACGGTAAATTCACATTAGGGGAGAATATAGGTGACTTAGGCGGATTGTTAGGTGCTTATGACGGACTTCAGAAATACTACGCTGAAAACGGTCGTCCTGAAGATATTGATGGTTTTACTGCTGAGCAACGTTTCTTTATGTCTTGGGCTACAGTTTGGAGAACTAAAAGTAGAGATGAGGCTTTAAGAACACAGATCAAAACTGATCCACACTCTCCAGGTATGGTTAGAGCAACACAACCTTTATTGAACATTCAAGCGTTTTACGATGCTTTTGATATCAAAGAAGGTGATGACATGTATTTAGCTCCTGAAAAAAGAGTACATATTTGGTAG